GACAGATGTACTAAATTATCCGTTTTCaacattgacatttttcattgatGCCATTTTCCCCCTGAGAACCTGCAGAGGCTTTTTACCATTTCGTTTCTATTATTATTTCTCTCCTCTCGGCCCCCTCTCTGTCATCTCTTGTCCTCAATCTCTCTGCCGCATCCCACCCTCCAAAAACTGCTCCAAAAGCTGATTCAAAAACTGTTCAAGATTTAAGCCTCGCCGCTGGCTCGCTGTCAGGACATCTGTCTTTTATCACGCATATTTGGGGACATCTCAACCAACGTTTCTATACGTATGTCACATTTACACCGTGAGCAATCctaaatatattgttgtattaTCGGGAGGGGGCGTGTGTTATGCATGTCTTTCAGGACTATTTATTATATTCTGCATTGTAACAGAGAGAGATCCTAGTGGTCTAGTCTTTCTCGGGTGGGTAGGGAAagatattttccaaataaaaacattgtgcATGGGAACTCACGCATTGTGGGCTGAGAACAGAATTGATACAGTGAGTGACAGTTGTTGACGCTTGAAAAATTCTACATCTGGACAGGTTTCAAACACATTGCTGACAGAAGGTGTGGCGTCTGCCCGAGACCATAGAGGGCTGCTGCTGTTAGACACTTGTCAGACACTCAGACATGGCCACATTGCTGTGGTCTGCCACACTGTCTCTCACATATTTTGCTTCATCCCATGCACCAGTACATAGTGTACATCTGAGAGGTTGTGTCACTGTTTGCTGAAGGTATTTTTAGTCCCTGCTGGATTTGGATTAAGGTGGCATGttgcccccccctcccccataaaatatgtctatatttttaattgaataaatCGTCCTCTTCAGAGCCCGTTGGcctagtgcaggggtcgggaacccttttgaaagagagccataaacaattcctattttcacatgttattccttgagagccatactcacaatttaaaagttttttagtcattttaccacttttaaagtacaaaaagtcttgacagcgttgttacgctgttgctaatcaatgaatatcaatgagttcaatgagagaatggatgCAGAAGACTACTGAAAAAATCagtgccacagtgccgacgtgacatTCTTATTGGTGTGTTCGGAACTTGGCTCTCTCACcactgatttccatattttagctcagagccttATGCACccttcaaaagagccacatgtggctcccgagccataggttccctacccctggcctagtggttagcacgtctgcatCACAGTTCGGAGATAGAGGGCTCAATCTCAGGTTGggaacttcctgtgtggagtgtgcatattctccctggtcttgtgtgggttttctctgggttcttcgCACATCCCCAAAACGTGCAGGTTACGCTgcttgaacactccaaattgtcagtgtgtgtgaatggttgtctgtctctttgtgccctgcaattggctgaccaccaatttgGTGCCCATaattgcctgggataggctccagcaccccccgcaactcttgtgaggttaagcggtatggaaaatgaaagaatgaaaaaaaagtcctctTTGTTCCTGGTGCACAACAGTGTCAAGTCATGCTTTCCTTTGAAGGGCCATAATGTCTGCCAACTAGGCTATCCTATTAAAGCGCTACTCTTGaggactttctttttttttactctagcTATTTCAATATATCTGAATAATAACGTATTGGTAGCCGGATACACAGATTTTAGTCCACCACAGAGAAACAGCCATTTATTGTGACAGTGTGggggaaaagcacatttggcttCCTGGAAATACTGTAATCTTGTACAAAGTCTTCACGTTTCTAAATAATTCCCAATTACCGTAAATCATTTCGAAGCGTGTATACAGCTTTCTGACATGTCAGCAGCTGAGATTTGGACCAGTTTTCTGTTTTAAAGCAGTAGCCACCAGCTGATACTCTCAGCAGATTAAGGTATAAAGACCCCTTTGACTCCCTTTTctgggtggggtggtggtggcggcgggGGCGCGGGTGCGGCTTTCACACCACTGCACCCACTCAACACTTATTACTGCCCTGTAGAACCACATGCTTTGGACTAGGCAGTTTCTTCTATGGCGTGAATCATCCAATTTCTAAAACTTGTATCAAAACATGTATATTTTAAACAATAACTACAAATTTTCCCAATCAATGAAAGGATCCAATTGATAGACATAGTTCAGCGTGCTTTAAGAGACCCACTCAGCCCTTATACTTTATAGCCAAAATAATCTTAATTGTTTGTGGCTGTCCAAATGAACGTTAGCTGCCATCTTCCATTCGGCATATTTCTTCCTTATAGTCAGAGTGAAAAGCTTGTTAAAGTTTTGCTGTGCTGGCATCTTTTGTATTTACCATGAAATATGCAGAGCCTTTCCCTTTTGCAAACCAAAGACCATTAACTatggcaaaatgtatttttaattacaaTGTCCCGTGTGCTGAAATTGCTCTATTATATGGTTCTTCAGCagcacatttcattttctttaaaggctatcttttcttttcctcttttttttcgttGAGTGGTTTTCAGGACTACAAAACTGCAGTCTTATCCCGTCTTTGACATGCTAGAAGGCCTGGTGCTtgccagaaaaataaataacagtgaACTTGATTATACAGGGATAGACCCGTGAAACACTGCAGCCGTTTAGTTTGGAAGGTCCACGAGGCCGAGCTCAAGCCACCGAAGCCGAGCTCAAATGTCCGAAAGGTGTTGGAATAAGTGGCTGCTTATATACCGCTAGCTGAGAAGGCCTCCCTCTCCTTGAAGTGTCATTACAGAGCTCGCGTAGAGAAGCCTTTTGTTTGACCTGTCTCCCTCTCTAGTAAGAAGACAGTAAGTTCTTGTGAGGAAGCCCTTTGCTGACTCAACATCTCCTCAACGAGAGAATGTGGGCTGTTGTCCCGTTGAAGGGAGTGATGGATTATGTTTTTACGAGGGCCACCCAGGCGTCCCACCACCGACACCACGGAGAGAGCCCGAGGGTGCGTCAGTTGCTGCACTGACCATGCAAAGATGAACCCGAGGCAGAACGGGAAATTAACAAAACCTCACCGAGAGCGTTGAAAGAAGTGCCTGTAGCGACAAAAGCAAAACCAGAGTTCAGGGAAATGTTGGCCGAACCTGAGGTAGGTTGGGTCATGGAAGTTCCACTTGTGGTTGCTGGTGGGCAGGGACACCTCGGTCATCCACTTCGTTATGCGACAGGCGGAAAAAGGGAAACACAGCTGGAATAATATTTAAGTCAGAATTTACATgattgccttttttttgctgaataTGCTGCACAGTAGGGAGGAACCCCCTCAGGTCCAGCACACCATATTCAGTTCCCCCCGCCCCCCTGTCATCGAAGTTAATCACTTCATATTAAAGCCGTAATGCCGAGTGAAATGTTCTTTCTTGGAATAAAGAGATgtaaattaaaacatgttttatcccATTCATCAATTAAAGGGACCAAAGAATCATTGAATTTGCACCCTTAAGCCCTCAAAATTGAGTTGTgactaatatttttattttgtttgtcacACCTTTTAGCACATTCTGGaaattctttgttgttgttgttttgtttacattagTCTGATGTCATTGGAAGAAATACCTCATGTTCCCTTAATTCCTTTTAAACCAGTATGAAGATTTTTATGAATGAATCGGGAACATTCAAGCAAAAATGTCGTGTAAATGCAGCCTGCAAGTAACGTGTGTTTTTGCAATATGAACGGCTAGACGCCATTGTCGAGGGTAGTGAAGGAATGTTCCGTTTTACAGACCTTTTATaagtgaccattttttttctttcttccctctGCCGCCTTGCCCTGCCCCTCAATTCCTACTGCTCCCCCTCGTCCTATCTGCCCTTCTGCCTTTTTATTCCACTGACGTAACTGTTAAATCGCTCTAGCCACCCGGCGCAGACGAAGGGCCAGGTGGGTTCCGGCGGTCCCCAGCCGACTCTGTCCCCAGCCCAGTTACCGGAAGAGGCCGAGTGCCTGACCGTGCCTCGGTACAAGCGGGACCTGGTGCAGAAACTGAAGATTCTCCGTCAGGAGCTCTCTCAACAACAACCGCAAGCAGGCCACTGCCGCATCGAGGTGTGCCGTGAGGAAATTTTTGAGGTGAGAACCTGTAATCATCTGATTAAGATGCGTCCCGTTTAATTTATTCCTCCCTTCCTTTCTTAAGCAAACATGCACCGGTGAACAATCCCGTGCGGGACAGACATGCGCAAATTCACTATACGTGCAAAAATCTAATGTTCTCCAGATCTTTGCATTAACTGGCAATTACTCTCACCGTGTTTACGACATGCCCCCAAAAAAGGCCCGGGGCAGCCCAGTACCAATACTTGGAATCACGTTATGATTTCCAGGGAAAAGCAGAGCAGAGAGGCACTCTCACCACCTCCAAAAGCGATTCTGTTCCTTTTCCCTCACCCAATCATTTGTTCAACGCAGGCCAGGCATTCTTTCTGGATGATTTCAGCGGCTAAGGAGCTGGGGGTAGGGGGGGTGACGGGGGTTCCATGAAGGCAACAATGGTGGCGAGCCAGACACAACTTCATAAATTTGAGTTGAGCAATGAAAATATGACTTCATCTTAGTTCGACAGGACAGCTGTAGAAGCGTGGAACTCCAAGATCATAGCTCCACTTCAGTTTCTCTCACCGAACCCGGCATTAtaagtcacacacacatacaacagTGAGGTTCAATGCCACATATTGAGAGTTGCCTGTTTAAAAATCGCTAATGCCCGAGGCTGTGGTGTGCTATTTTTACTAGTCTGATTTGCTAGTTTGCACAAAGTTCTGCCCAACACCTGGTGCTGATTCTGAGTCTCTTACACGCTGAAATGTTTCAACATCAATCTTGTTATTTGGGATTAGAGATGCCGCTACGGGAAAGATGTTGACGGAGGTGTTATCTAAAGCACTATATATAACATGAATGTACTTGTGTGTTAAATCGCAGGAGTCGTACCGACAGGTAATGAAGATGCGACCCAAGGATTTGTGGAAAAGACTCATGATCAAATTCAGAGGAGAGGAGGGACTAGACTACGGTGGAGTGGCCAGGTATTTCTTTCCTTATATAACAGTGTCAAAATCCCAACCACTACAATGTGGCCCgtgacaaaaatgagtttgactcCCTTGACGACAAACATTTTATTGTCAGATCATATAGAAAATAAttggttttttcccccctttgttTTTCTGTCCTAGGGAATGGTTGTACTTGTTGTCCCATGAAATGCTGAACCCCTACTACGGCCTATTCCAATACTCCAGAGATGACATCTACACTTTACAGATTAACCCCGACTCGGCTGTTAATCCGGTAATCATGATTGGTCGAGAAGCATATCTGGTGAAAGCAGGCTGTGCCCAATTAAACTTTCTTTGGTGTCATTTTGTAATCCACAGGAGCACCTGTCGTATTTCCACTTTGTGGGTCGCATCATGGGCATGGCGGTGTTCCACGGCCACTATATTGACGGAGGTTTCACGCTGCCTTTTTACAAACAACTGCTTGGAAAACCCATCACGCTGGATGATATGGAGTCCGTGGACCCAGACCTTCACAACAGTCTTGTTTGGATcctgtaggttttttttctttccaaccaCTCTACTAACTGAAAATTATTTAGCAGTATAACAAGATTAtttactcattgcctgccattgattgAGAGAGACGTacgatccatttgaagtggaagggcTGTTAGCGAAAATGACCCTGCACTCTGAAAAACCTCCTATTTGTGtcaataaaatattatttaagccACGGAATGACCAATTTTCAATGCCGTTGTTGATTATCAGTGCCCAAGCCATTTTTTAATGGCCGTTAGCCCtttcaagtcaaaatggattggacgtctgtcactaATAATGACAGGCGATGTTTTaatcttagttttttttcgGCTTTGTCATTAAAtttctatttaatttaattagaaTCCCATTTACGCACTTTGGATTTGCACagaataacataaacaaaatttCTAAACCTCTTGAAATGTTTGTGGCGCCCTCTACtgcatttttgctttgtttatgTGAATGCTGTCTACTTTCTTTATTGTAAAAGACAATACGATTATAGGGAAGTATACTGcacataacataaacatttacaaatcattcaaactttaaaaaataaaagacatagtGGAGTAATCTGGACAATCAAATGATCATCACATTATCAGTGCACGATTATTAACATGAAAGATATCTCACCTCACGTCACCATGTTGCTCCCCAGGGACAACGACATCACTGGCGTCCTCGACCATACCTTCTGCGTGGAGCACAATGCCTACGGAGAGATCATCCAGCATGAGCTGAAACCCAACGGAAAGAGCCTCTCTGTCAGCGAGGACACCAAAAAGGAATATGTCAGGTATGATGATGTGACTTTTTGGAATTATAGGCTCAAAAACTTTACTATATGTTTTCAAAAAACACATATCAGACTCATTTTGttctcaattttaaaaaagtgctgTAGATGTTTTGCTTCATCTCCACTTATTTGACAGGATAacaccatttttaaatgttttcagtctGACAGCTGTTATAAAACTAATCTTTGGATGTGGAATCTATGTTCTCTAAAATGGCAAGTTTGGAACTATACATAGAGTCCCTGttttcaaaaatatgaaaaatactgTACAAATAACATGTATAATATATGACATTTAAATGAGACGTGTGACTGCAATGTTTGTAACACTATTTTTTTAGCATACGACTgcttgtgttttaaaaaaaaacatagttaatAGAaagtgtgtgtaaaaaaaacataggtaGTAGATTGTGTGTCAAAAAAAACCagttgtgtgtaaaaaaaaaacagttaatagtgtcaaaaaaacatagtttagtgtgtaaaaaacataattaatagTGTGTAAAAGAACATGGTTATTAGTGTGTCAAAAAAAGTTAAGTGTGTAAAAAAACATAGTTAATAGTGTGTAAAAAACAGTTAATAGTGTGTAAAAAACAGTTAATAGTGTGTAAAAAACATAGTtaatagtgtttaaaaaaacatagttaaTAGTGTGTAAAAACATAGTTAATAGTGTGTAAAAAACATAGTTAATAGTGTGTAAAAAACATAGTTAATAGATAGTGTAAAAACATAGTTAATAGTGTGTAAAAAACAGTTAATAGATATtgcgtaaaaaaaacatggttaatAGATTGTGTGTAAAAAACATGGTTAATAGATTGTGTGTAAAAAACATAGTTAATAggtagtgtttaaaaaaaaaaaaaaaaaaacagttaatagATAGTGTGTTAAAatgtccaatttgactggggtcAGCCCAATTCTAATCctgaaatgaaatggaaaaatgagattatttttttaattggtgaTTTACACCTTTCAGGTTATATGTGAACTGGCGTTTCCTACATGGTATCGAGGCCCAGTTTTTGGCCCTGCAGAAAGGCTTCAACGAGGTGATCCCGCAGCACCTGCTCAAATCCTTCGACGAGAAAGAGCTCGAGGTGCGAGAGCGGAGCCCAAGAACCTCGCCGTCGCGGCCGTTGCGCCCACCCCTCCCGTTCACAGTCTGTGGTCCCTTGCAGCTAATCGTCTGCGGGCTGGGAAAGATCGACGTCTCCGATTGGAAGTCCAACACGCGCCTCAAGCACTGCACGCCGGACAGCAACATTGTCAAGTGGTTCTGGAAAGCCGTGGAGTCGTTCGACGAGGAGAGGAGGGCGCGTCTGCTGCAGTTTGTCACCGGGTCGTCCAGGGTGCCTCTCCAGGGTTTCAAGGCGCTCCAAGGTACAATGTTTGCTCTCGCAAGAGGTCGGTCGGCTTTTGGCGCGACTGGACGCGGCGTGACCTCATCGTTAGCTTCAGAGACTTGGCTGTTTTTCCACCGAGAAATGTAACGTGAAAAAGTGAAACATTTGCTCAAGCTTGTTTGCTTTGCTGGTGTTTTTTGCTCGCAGGTGCGGCGGGGCCTCGACTTTTCACCATTCATCAGATTGATGCCAACGCAAACAATTTGCCCAAAGCCCACACCTGGTATGTCTGGCGCAAATACACGCACATGCTTGTCATCGTTGCTCTCACATCCGCGTGCTGTAAATATATACTGGACTGCACGTTACCTCATTTAGTATacgggaaaaataaatattcaattgaattggtAGATGTCAGCATCGTTTGAGACTTAACGGTGAATGTTCTCTTTCGGAAACTATCGTTTCGTTGTCCAAGCAATCTGcattgtattgatttatttggatttatatatacatttatttatatatgtatatatgtatatatgtatgtgtgtatatatatgtatatatgtgtgtatgtatgtgtatatatatatatgtatatatatatatatatatgtgtgtgtgtgtgtatatgtatatatgtgtatgtgtgtatatatatatgtatatatatatatgtgtatgtgtgtgtatatatatatatatatatatatatatatatatatatatatatgtatatgtatatgtgtgtgtgtgtatgtatatgtaatctggaaaatacggtagtttatggtttatacatatacacatatacacacacacatatacaaatacatatcaagcataaactaccgtattttccagactataagtcacccttttatgtttttttttatggctgAACAAGGCCTGCGTCTTAtatattaattatatatttttcccctctctgaccaccgagagttattttatttcattttttaagctaTAGTTATGTGCTATTTAtcttgttgttctccatttcactcattatttattcttgtttttttttaaattgccgtCCCAAAATTTTCAactaagtgcgccttatagtccgaaaTATACGCCCATAAAAATCATTTCGATATTTCTATCTAATTAACATATGATGTAACCGTCTCTCCAGCTTCAACCGTATCGACATTCCGCCCTACGAGAGCTACGACAAGCTCTACGACAAGCTGCTGACCGCCATCGAGGAGACGTGTGGCTTCGCGGTGGAATGAGGCACCGCCCCCGGCCGCCGGGCCCCGCCCCCCTGCGTCTGCACACTTGTTGGACTTGAATTAAGAAGCCCTCCGTAACTGAGCAGCCCACAGTCTTCCTTTTCTTCCCGTATCAGAACAGATGACCACATTGTCCAGGATTTCTTTGTGTTGTAGCATCGGCGAGAGCGGCTTCTTCATTTCCTTCCGGACACTCGCCAAGAGCGTCACGAGAACCCGCGTTGCCCGGCACGCACGTCACGCTCCCTGCGTCGTCTTCAGGTAGCCGCTTCTTGCCCACGCTCGTCACGAGCCGCACCTTCATCCTACCTCAGTCCAAAAGCACGTGTGTGAACGTGAGAAAGAGTTTTGCTTCTATCCTCCTTGATTGGAAAAAGTTCACTTTTTAacccgttggctgccattgacagattGCGAGGCTGCGTaattgctgccaacccttcagtcaaaatgaattggacacttTCCTAATGATAAACAGGATGAAAAGGGGCCACGGGTCGGATgtccatcattgtcaatggcaatcaaTATGAAGAGCAGGCCTAAAAAGTTAATATATTGTTTTTGGATCTTGctaagctgatttttttttttttttagctctcgGGAAGAAGtatgtgcgtgagtgtgtgtgcgcttCAAAATCCATGTCAAAAAGCAAagattcattgattttttttctttatgtacgGTAGCACCTCCAAAGTTGAACACACTTAAAGGGAATATAAATGACTGTCACTGGAAAGACAGTTGCTCAAGATATTCAAGTACGCAAATTCCCAAAACCTTTgaaaatttacaaaataatgtttaaaccaAGGGTGGGACATTAACACGTTATCTACAATTAATTaatcacccccaaaaaataaccaTCCCGGGTTTGAACAACATGGACAATGCAAAACAGCGGGCTCATAAAAATGTCTTCACATGAAATCAGATTctaactgtttttattttttctaatttgtttttaaaaagattacACTGGGATGCACATGACAAAACTGTTGTCGCTCCCTTTAACTTTTTTCcgtaacttttttttgttattgaacTTTTGCTATGTCCACAACATAGCTTGTAGACCACACACGCTTCATTCACATTTACACGATAGTTGCCAATTTTGGTctgtaatctatttttttcccgaTATAACTTAAGTCTCCATGGCAAAGCACTTATCTGGCAACCCAGGGATGTTGTACGCTTTGATAGTTTGATTCTAGCCGCAGTACCGTTTTTTGGCCACCAATCTTGCATCTGGTTCCTTTAAAtcgggttgggaacctttttgacagagagccataaaaaaatcatattttcaaaaatcatcttccttgagagccatactcaaaatgtaaaagtcaaaatacatgaaaatatatgcgtttttagtcatttcacctctTTTAAAGTACATAAAGACTGAATTTGTTTGATaacgttgctaatcaatgagtatcaatgatgATATGCATGGAGAAGAGTCtaattacaaaaatatgattaaaaaggtgctagagGTCGTGTCAAAGCCTTAGTGCCGGTataacgctcctattggtgtgtttgggactccgctgtttccatattttagctcacgggttagcggagagcctcatgcactcatcaaaagagccgcatgtggctcccgagccatagcttccctacccctgctttaaataatagcaattattccatgtttttattattagtcaTCAGAAATACCTTGTGGTAACAGCccaagtagtttttttttcatagtatttaactgaTTGCattccattgacagcgctagaagTCGAATCTGTTTTGACTGCCGAACATCCTAGTATAAACAGCTTGggcgtctatcactgtcaatggcacccagtgagttaaatgagtgccttgcaatggtggggggggg
The Stigmatopora argus isolate UIUO_Sarg chromosome 7, RoL_Sarg_1.0, whole genome shotgun sequence DNA segment above includes these coding regions:
- the LOC144077505 gene encoding E3 ubiquitin-protein ligase SMURF2-like isoform X1 → MSNQGVRRNGPVKLRLTVLCAKNLAKKDFFRLPDPFAKVVVDGSGQCHSTDTVRNTLDPKWNQHYDLYIGKADSITISVWNHKKIHKKQGAGFLGCVRLLSNAINRLKDTGYQRLDLNKLGPNDNDTIRGQIVVSLQSRDRIGTGGPVVDCSRLFDNDLPDGWEERRTASGRIQYLNHITRTTQWERPTRPASEYSSPSGRPLSCVVDENTPVMTPINGAEASGPPVEQRLQERRVRSQRHRNYMSRTHLHTPPDLPEGYEQRTTQQGQVYFLHTQTGVSTWHDPRVPRDLSNVNCEELGPLPPGWEIRNTATGRVYFVDHNNRTTQFTDPRLSANLHRVLNSPSPNGSRVVPDSQNTNHSHPAQTKGQVGSGGPQPTLSPAQLPEEAECLTVPRYKRDLVQKLKILRQELSQQQPQAGHCRIEVCREEIFEESYRQVMKMRPKDLWKRLMIKFRGEEGLDYGGVAREWLYLLSHEMLNPYYGLFQYSRDDIYTLQINPDSAVNPEHLSYFHFVGRIMGMAVFHGHYIDGGFTLPFYKQLLGKPITLDDMESVDPDLHNSLVWILDNDITGVLDHTFCVEHNAYGEIIQHELKPNGKSLSVSEDTKKEYVRLYVNWRFLHGIEAQFLALQKGFNEVIPQHLLKSFDEKELELIVCGLGKIDVSDWKSNTRLKHCTPDSNIVKWFWKAVESFDEERRARLLQFVTGSSRVPLQGFKALQGAAGPRLFTIHQIDANANNLPKAHTCFNRIDIPPYESYDKLYDKLLTAIEETCGFAVE
- the LOC144077505 gene encoding E3 ubiquitin-protein ligase SMURF2-like isoform X2: MSNQGVRRNGPVKLRLTVLCAKNLAKKDFFRLPDPFAKVVVDGSGQCHSTDTVRNTLDPKWNQHYDLYIGKADSITISVWNHKKIHKKQGAGFLGCVRLLSNAINRLKDTGYQRLDLNKLGPNDNDTIRGQIVVSLQSRDRIGTGGPVVDCSRLFDNDLPDGWEERRTASGRIQYLNHITRTTQWERPTRPASEYSSPSGRPLSCVVDENTPVMTPINGAEASGPPVEQRLQERRVRSQRHRNYMSRTHLHTPPDLPEGYEQRTTQQGQVYFLHTQTGVSTWHDPRVPRDLSNVNCEELGPLPPGWEIRNTATGRVYFVDHNNRTTQFTDPRLSANLHRVLNPSPNGSRVVPDSQNTNHSHPAQTKGQVGSGGPQPTLSPAQLPEEAECLTVPRYKRDLVQKLKILRQELSQQQPQAGHCRIEVCREEIFEESYRQVMKMRPKDLWKRLMIKFRGEEGLDYGGVAREWLYLLSHEMLNPYYGLFQYSRDDIYTLQINPDSAVNPEHLSYFHFVGRIMGMAVFHGHYIDGGFTLPFYKQLLGKPITLDDMESVDPDLHNSLVWILDNDITGVLDHTFCVEHNAYGEIIQHELKPNGKSLSVSEDTKKEYVRLYVNWRFLHGIEAQFLALQKGFNEVIPQHLLKSFDEKELELIVCGLGKIDVSDWKSNTRLKHCTPDSNIVKWFWKAVESFDEERRARLLQFVTGSSRVPLQGFKALQGAAGPRLFTIHQIDANANNLPKAHTCFNRIDIPPYESYDKLYDKLLTAIEETCGFAVE